The following are from one region of the Chloracidobacterium sp. genome:
- the ettA gene encoding energy-dependent translational throttle protein EttA — protein MSNQEPSKIIFSMVKVSKFYDKKPVLKDIYLSFFYGAKIGVLGLNGAGKSSLLRIIAGTDKEFNGEVVFSKGYSVGYLEQEPKLDETKTVRQIVEEAVQETVDLLKEFEEINAKFAEPMDDDAMNSLIERQGEVQERLDHADAWDLDSRLEMAMDALRCPPADTNIATLSGGEKRRVALCRLLLQKPDILLLDEPTNHLDAETVSWLEQHLQKYEGTIIAVTHDRYFLDNVAGWILELDRGEGIPWKGNYSSWLEQKSQRLAQEQKTEDKRQKTLERELEWIRMSPKGRHAKSKARINDYEKMVATESEKRSEDLEIFIPPGERLGDLVIEAHGVSKAYGDKLLFEDLEFSLPPGGIVGVIGPNGAGKTTLFRLITGQEEPDSGTFKVGPTVKLGYVDQSRDSLNADKTIFDEIADGLDFVTLGKREMNARAYVSRFNFSGSDQQKRVGQLSGGERNRVHLAKMLKSGANVILLDEPTNDLDVNTMRALEEALENFAGCAVVISHDRWFLDRIATHILAFEGDSHVEYFDGNYSEYEEDRKRRLGHDADQPHRIKYRSLTRA, from the coding sequence ATGAGCAATCAAGAACCAAGCAAGATCATCTTTTCGATGGTCAAAGTATCAAAGTTTTACGACAAGAAGCCCGTCCTTAAGGACATCTATCTTTCGTTCTTTTACGGGGCAAAGATCGGTGTGCTCGGCCTCAACGGCGCGGGTAAATCCTCATTGCTGAGGATCATCGCCGGTACCGACAAAGAGTTCAACGGCGAGGTCGTTTTTTCGAAAGGCTATTCGGTCGGCTATCTCGAACAGGAGCCAAAGCTCGACGAGACCAAGACGGTTCGGCAGATCGTCGAGGAAGCCGTGCAGGAGACCGTAGATCTGCTCAAGGAATTTGAGGAGATCAACGCCAAGTTCGCCGAGCCGATGGACGATGACGCGATGAACTCGCTTATCGAACGGCAGGGCGAGGTGCAGGAAAGACTCGATCATGCCGACGCGTGGGACCTCGATTCGCGGCTTGAGATGGCGATGGACGCTCTCCGCTGCCCGCCGGCGGATACGAATATCGCTACGCTTTCAGGCGGCGAGAAACGCCGCGTCGCGCTTTGCCGTTTGCTGCTGCAAAAACCGGATATCCTCTTGCTCGACGAGCCGACCAATCATCTCGATGCCGAGACCGTTTCGTGGCTTGAACAGCACCTGCAGAAATACGAGGGGACGATCATAGCCGTAACGCATGACCGGTATTTCCTCGACAATGTTGCCGGTTGGATACTCGAACTCGACCGCGGCGAGGGCATCCCGTGGAAGGGTAATTATTCGAGCTGGCTCGAACAAAAATCGCAGCGGCTTGCGCAGGAGCAAAAGACCGAGGACAAACGGCAAAAGACCCTCGAACGCGAACTTGAATGGATACGCATGTCGCCAAAGGGCCGCCATGCGAAATCGAAGGCGCGTATCAACGACTATGAAAAAATGGTCGCGACCGAATCGGAAAAACGCAGCGAAGATCTCGAGATATTCATCCCGCCTGGCGAGCGTCTTGGCGATCTGGTCATCGAAGCACATGGCGTTTCAAAGGCCTACGGCGACAAACTGCTGTTCGAGGATCTTGAATTCTCGCTTCCGCCGGGCGGAATTGTCGGCGTGATCGGCCCGAACGGCGCGGGAAAAACGACGCTTTTTCGACTGATCACCGGCCAGGAAGAACCCGACAGCGGCACATTTAAGGTCGGGCCGACGGTAAAGCTGGGTTACGTTGACCAATCGCGCGATTCGCTCAATGCCGACAAGACCATCTTTGACGAGATCGCCGACGGCCTTGATTTCGTGACGCTCGGCAAACGCGAAATGAACGCTCGAGCATACGTGTCGCGGTTCAATTTCTCGGGCAGCGATCAGCAAAAACGCGTCGGACAGCTCTCGGGCGGCGAGCGCAATCGCGTCCATCTTGCAAAGATGTTGAAATCGGGCGCAAATGTTATACTGCTCGACGAGCCCACCAACGATCTCGACGTGAACACGATGCGTGCACTCGAGGAAGCTTTAGAAAACTTTGCAGGATGCGCGGTCGTAATTAGCCACGACCGATGGTTTCTTGACCGTATCGCGACGCATATTCTGGCGTTCGAAGGCGATTCGCACGTCGAATATTTCGACGGTAATTACAGCGAATACGAAGAGGACCGAAAACGGCGTCTCGGGCATGACGCCGACCAGCCGCACCGGATCAAGTATCGCAGCCTTACCCGTGCCTAA
- a CDS encoding type II toxin-antitoxin system HicA family toxin codes for MKLPRDISGLSLANALKALGYEITRQSGSHIRLTTAVNGEHHITIPAHDPLKIGTLAGILADIARHHELSRDELLRNLDL; via the coding sequence ATGAAGCTCCCCCGAGATATCAGCGGACTTTCGCTCGCGAATGCATTGAAAGCACTCGGATATGAAATAACCCGCCAATCCGGAAGTCATATTCGCTTGACAACAGCGGTTAACGGCGAACACCACATAACGATCCCGGCCCACGACCCATTAAAGATAGGAACCCTCGCCGGCATTCTCGCCGACATCGCCCGGCACCACGAATTGAGCCGGGATGAGCTATTGAGAAATCTTGACCTTTGA
- a CDS encoding 2-oxoisovalerate dehydrogenase has product MNEIIFVVEDDIEGGYNARALGESIFTQGESIEELRTNIRDAVDCHFEPDAKPKMIRLHFVSEEVLAA; this is encoded by the coding sequence ATTAATGAGATAATTTTCGTGGTCGAAGACGACATTGAGGGTGGGTACAACGCCCGGGCCTTGGGTGAGTCGATATTTACGCAAGGCGAGAGTATCGAAGAGTTGAGAACCAACATTCGTGATGCCGTTGATTGTCATTTTGAACCGGATGCCAAACCGAAAATGATTCGGCTTCACTTTGTTTCGGAGGAAGTTCTGGCAGCATGA
- the menC gene encoding o-succinylbenzoate synthase — translation MLNIRAIELTEINLPLVHFFETSFGRTYERRIILVRVLDADGAEGWGEITCGEEPGYSDEWTDSAWVTAEKILAPMVVGKEVASAAEVWNLMKWVRGHRMAKSGIETACWDLEAKKLGVPLWRHLGGVNQVIECGVSIGIQDSIAQLLDKIRVELEAGYKRIKIKISPSWDYDVIMAVRAEFGDILLMGDANSAYTLADIDKLKSLDEFDLMMLEQPLPYDDIIDHAKLQREIKTPICLDEPIKSPEDARKAIELKSGKIINLKNGRVGGHTQSKMIEQICREANMPVWCGGMLESGIGRAHNIAISTLAGYTMPGDVSASKRYWHEDIISPEVEVSPEGTITAPDGPGIGFEVRLDRIKKVSAKSVRIN, via the coding sequence ATGCTAAACATTAGAGCAATAGAACTTACCGAGATAAACCTCCCGCTCGTCCACTTCTTTGAGACCAGTTTTGGCCGGACCTATGAACGCCGTATAATTCTGGTCCGCGTTCTAGACGCCGACGGAGCCGAAGGCTGGGGTGAGATCACGTGCGGCGAAGAGCCCGGTTATTCCGACGAATGGACCGATTCGGCATGGGTGACGGCGGAGAAGATCCTTGCACCGATGGTCGTGGGGAAAGAGGTTGCGTCGGCCGCGGAAGTCTGGAATCTGATGAAATGGGTTCGCGGCCACCGGATGGCGAAATCGGGCATCGAAACGGCGTGCTGGGACCTCGAAGCCAAGAAGCTCGGCGTGCCTTTGTGGCGGCACTTGGGCGGTGTAAATCAGGTGATCGAATGCGGGGTTTCGATCGGCATACAGGATTCGATCGCCCAGCTTCTGGACAAGATCCGCGTCGAGCTTGAGGCGGGCTACAAACGCATCAAGATAAAGATCTCGCCCTCGTGGGACTACGACGTTATCATGGCCGTGCGGGCTGAGTTTGGCGACATTTTGTTGATGGGCGACGCGAATTCCGCATACACGCTTGCGGATATCGATAAGCTCAAGTCGCTGGATGAATTCGACCTGATGATGCTCGAACAGCCGCTCCCGTACGACGACATCATTGACCACGCAAAGCTCCAGCGTGAGATCAAAACGCCGATCTGTCTCGACGAGCCGATAAAATCGCCCGAGGACGCCCGCAAGGCGATCGAGCTCAAGTCAGGCAAAATCATCAACCTCAAAAACGGCCGCGTCGGCGGACACACGCAATCAAAGATGATCGAGCAGATCTGCCGCGAAGCCAACATGCCTGTCTGGTGCGGCGGCATGCTCGAATCCGGCATCGGCAGGGCACACAACATCGCCATCTCGACCCTCGCCGGCTACACCATGCCCGGCGACGTCTCGGCCTCAAAACGCTACTGGCACGAAGACATCATCTCCCCGGAAGTCGAGGTCTCGCCCGAAGGCACCATCACCGCCCCGGACGGTCCGGGCATCGGGTTTGAGGTAAGACTCGATCGCATAAAGAAGGTCTCGGCAAAAAGTGTTCGGATCAATTGA
- a CDS encoding VWA domain-containing protein, whose product MKLFKLLLIVLSAASAVAAQRPTPTPTPEEAGVVKISTTLIQLDVTVVDGKGKVVRGLKPEDFEILENGERQKISNFSFISAEKQIGPDIAAQPDAMGVPAPPAAVKMDSVRRTVALVVDDLALSFESVYQTRRALKKFVDEQMQDGDLVAIIRTGAGIGALQQFTADKRLLHAAIERVRWNPIGRGGIGAFAPIEPTMLEEARAAGDSTVSDEDLEQERNFNNSFDDFRGSTFATGTLGALRYIVEGMGELPGRKSVVLFSDGFRLLERDSQGFSGAGGVLEFLRKLVDVANRSSVVFYTIDPRGLVFTGFTAADRIVDTSPQAIQRTLSTRSDELIETQAGLRYLAEETGGFAVTNNNDIIGGLRKVIEDQSYYLIGYEPDSDTFDPIKRRYNRLEVRVARKDLTVRYRSGFFNVANENIARAPTAELTPVQQIQTALTSPFAVNDIRLSLNSLYGNDARSGNFVRSLLHVDAGGLKFVDMPDGRRKAEIAILAVSFGDNGVPVDQISRAYTINVDDRGYRKIMAEGFVYHFAFPVKKPGAYQYRVAIRDQTAGTVGSANQFIEVPSMKKGNLTLSGIVLERHSFENWKALAEGRPASASEGSTALTDTSLRRFRSNGVLQYAFEIYNARLDAAKRPSLTTKIRLFRGRTVVLDGVNVPYDPAGQTDPERLKAAGAISLGREMPPGDYVLQVIVIDNLAKSKRKLKTSYVQFEVYE is encoded by the coding sequence ATGAAACTCTTCAAACTTCTGCTTATCGTCCTGTCGGCAGCATCCGCCGTCGCCGCCCAGCGTCCGACGCCGACGCCGACGCCCGAAGAGGCTGGTGTCGTCAAGATCTCGACGACGCTGATCCAGCTCGACGTGACGGTCGTTGACGGAAAGGGAAAGGTCGTCCGCGGACTCAAGCCCGAGGACTTTGAGATTCTCGAGAACGGCGAAAGACAAAAGATCAGTAATTTTTCGTTCATCTCGGCCGAGAAACAGATCGGTCCTGATATCGCAGCCCAGCCTGACGCGATGGGTGTTCCGGCGCCGCCGGCAGCCGTTAAGATGGATTCGGTCAGGCGGACGGTGGCGTTGGTCGTCGACGATCTGGCACTTTCGTTCGAAAGCGTTTATCAAACCCGGAGAGCACTGAAGAAGTTCGTCGACGAACAGATGCAGGACGGCGATCTTGTAGCGATAATTCGTACAGGCGCGGGTATCGGAGCATTGCAGCAATTCACCGCCGACAAGCGCCTTCTGCATGCCGCGATCGAGCGCGTCAGATGGAACCCGATCGGCCGGGGCGGAATAGGGGCATTTGCCCCGATCGAGCCGACGATGCTCGAAGAAGCGAGGGCCGCCGGCGACTCGACCGTATCGGACGAGGATCTCGAACAGGAACGCAACTTCAACAATAGCTTTGACGATTTTCGCGGGAGCACTTTTGCCACCGGTACGCTTGGCGCTCTTCGATACATTGTCGAAGGTATGGGCGAATTGCCGGGCCGAAAATCGGTCGTGCTTTTTTCCGACGGGTTTCGGCTGCTGGAGCGCGACTCGCAGGGATTTTCGGGTGCCGGGGGCGTCCTCGAATTCCTGAGGAAATTGGTCGACGTGGCGAACCGTTCATCGGTCGTTTTTTATACCATCGATCCGCGCGGGCTGGTCTTCACCGGCTTTACGGCCGCCGACCGCATCGTAGACACATCGCCGCAGGCGATACAGCGAACGCTCTCGACGCGTTCCGATGAGCTGATCGAAACGCAGGCCGGGCTCCGATACCTTGCCGAAGAGACCGGCGGGTTTGCCGTCACGAACAACAACGACATCATCGGCGGGCTGCGAAAGGTGATCGAGGATCAGAGCTATTACCTGATCGGTTACGAACCCGATTCGGATACGTTCGATCCGATAAAGAGGCGGTATAACCGGCTCGAGGTGCGCGTCGCCCGCAAGGACCTGACCGTTAGGTATCGCAGCGGTTTCTTTAACGTCGCAAACGAAAATATCGCCCGCGCGCCGACGGCCGAACTCACTCCGGTGCAGCAGATCCAGACGGCACTCACATCGCCCTTCGCTGTCAACGACATCCGTCTCAGCCTGAACTCGCTTTACGGTAACGATGCAAGGTCGGGCAATTTTGTCCGGTCGCTGCTCCACGTCGATGCCGGCGGCCTGAAGTTCGTGGATATGCCCGACGGCCGCCGAAAGGCTGAGATCGCAATACTCGCGGTCAGCTTTGGCGATAACGGCGTCCCGGTCGATCAGATCTCGCGGGCCTACACGATCAACGTCGATGACCGCGGCTATCGCAAGATAATGGCCGAGGGCTTCGTTTATCATTTTGCGTTTCCGGTCAAGAAACCGGGCGCTTATCAGTATCGCGTTGCGATCAGAGATCAGACCGCCGGGACGGTCGGCTCGGCGAATCAGTTCATTGAAGTGCCGAGCATGAAGAAGGGAAACCTGACGCTTTCCGGCATAGTGCTCGAACGCCATTCATTTGAAAATTGGAAGGCTCTCGCCGAGGGCCGGCCCGCATCGGCCTCCGAGGGTTCGACGGCGTTGACCGACACGTCGCTGCGTCGGTTTCGGTCGAACGGCGTCCTTCAATATGCATTCGAGATCTATAACGCGAGGCTCGATGCCGCTAAGCGGCCAAGCCTGACCACCAAGATACGGCTTTTCAGAGGCAGGACCGTCGTTCTTGACGGCGTCAATGTTCCGTATGATCCGGCGGGCCAGACCGACCCGGAACGGCTCAAGGCCGCCGGAGCCATTAGTCTCGGGCGAGAAATGCCGCCCGGCGATTATGTCCTTCAGGTCATCGTCATCGACAATTTGGCGAAGTCGAAGCGAAAGCTGAAAACATCGTACGTTCAATTTGAGGTCTACGAGTAG
- a CDS encoding VWA domain-containing protein produces MKRLKLAAAVLLIAASSATFAQDARPTPTPDEKDVVKITTALVQIDVTVTDRKGNIIRDLKPEEFEIFENGEKQPISNFSFVTSIKETASPAKSDGESQGAPIPAARLRPEQVRRTVALVVDDLNLSFESVHFVRRALRKYVDEQIQPGDLVAIIRTSGGIGALQQFTSDRRQLIAAIERIKWYPIANTSGAFAPIEGTPQLAGEQFETPGSGPGERSPAALQKEYQDFRRDVFSTGTLGALDYVIRGMQELPGRKSLMLVSDGFYLYTSNASGPPEISRTFRGLQALVDVANRASVVVYTMDARGLQPTAQRAEDKTETVDYASTQGLITGRTTELFDKQDGLVFLARETGGIAIISNNDLNGGIRRMLDDQSYYLLGYLPDTETFDPEKRRFNRLTVRVSRPDAVVRYRSGFFAAADAERAPGGPATAGMTITDALTSPFSANGVELTLNTVFTVVGKETYLRSFLHIAAKDLKFEQQPNGKLKAEFDILAMSFGDNGVPVDKQDITAFLDISPEEHRKIVADGFVYGFVFPVRRPGAYQMRVALRDKGSAKVGSANQFVEMPDLRKQELTLSGIILENLTNQQWLRITGQSGNTGAEITTDPLNDTSRRRFRRGTILRYGLEVFNIRASGGRSPKVTAQARIFRNGRAVFVGRDTPIDGGGSRSDTLPFAGGVTLGTDMEPDDYILQIVVTEAAGGKKRVASQFVQFEIVN; encoded by the coding sequence ATGAAACGTCTAAAACTGGCTGCGGCAGTTCTGCTGATCGCGGCTTCCTCAGCGACATTCGCACAAGACGCCCGGCCGACGCCGACGCCCGACGAAAAGGACGTGGTAAAGATCACGACCGCGCTTGTTCAGATCGACGTTACCGTGACCGACCGGAAGGGCAATATCATCCGTGACCTGAAGCCGGAGGAATTTGAGATCTTTGAAAATGGCGAGAAACAGCCGATCAGCAATTTCTCGTTCGTCACGAGCATTAAGGAAACCGCATCGCCGGCAAAGAGCGATGGGGAATCACAGGGAGCTCCGATACCGGCGGCAAGGCTCCGCCCCGAGCAGGTTCGGCGGACGGTCGCATTGGTCGTCGACGATCTGAACCTTTCCTTCGAGAGCGTCCATTTCGTCAGGCGGGCGCTTCGCAAATACGTCGACGAACAGATACAGCCGGGCGATCTGGTCGCGATAATTCGCACAAGCGGCGGCATAGGAGCACTGCAGCAATTCACGTCGGACCGCAGGCAGCTGATAGCTGCGATCGAGCGGATCAAATGGTATCCGATAGCGAATACGAGCGGCGCGTTTGCCCCGATCGAGGGAACGCCGCAGCTTGCCGGCGAACAGTTCGAGACGCCCGGCAGCGGCCCGGGCGAGCGGTCGCCCGCCGCGCTTCAAAAGGAATACCAGGATTTCAGACGCGACGTTTTCTCGACCGGAACGCTCGGTGCGCTCGATTACGTCATTCGCGGCATGCAGGAACTGCCGGGCCGTAAATCATTGATGCTGGTCTCCGACGGGTTTTACTTATACACATCGAATGCGAGCGGCCCGCCCGAGATCTCGCGGACGTTTCGCGGTTTGCAGGCTTTGGTCGATGTGGCGAACCGGGCGTCGGTGGTCGTCTATACGATGGATGCCCGCGGCCTGCAGCCAACCGCGCAGCGAGCTGAAGACAAGACCGAGACCGTCGATTATGCTTCAACGCAGGGACTGATCACGGGCAGGACGACCGAACTCTTTGATAAACAGGACGGCCTCGTATTTCTCGCCCGCGAAACCGGCGGAATCGCGATCATCAGCAACAACGATCTTAACGGCGGCATTCGCCGGATGCTTGATGACCAAAGCTATTACCTGCTTGGTTATTTGCCCGATACAGAAACGTTCGACCCCGAAAAGCGCCGGTTCAATCGTTTGACCGTTCGCGTCAGCCGACCGGATGCGGTCGTCCGCTACCGAAGCGGCTTTTTCGCGGCTGCCGATGCTGAACGTGCACCGGGCGGTCCGGCGACGGCGGGCATGACCATAACGGATGCACTCACGTCGCCGTTCTCGGCAAACGGCGTCGAGCTGACGTTGAACACGGTCTTTACGGTCGTCGGAAAAGAGACCTACCTCCGCTCGTTCCTTCACATTGCGGCGAAAGATCTCAAGTTCGAACAACAGCCGAATGGGAAGCTCAAAGCCGAGTTCGACATACTTGCAATGAGTTTCGGCGATAACGGCGTTCCGGTCGACAAGCAGGACATCACCGCGTTCCTCGACATCTCGCCCGAAGAGCATCGCAAGATAGTCGCCGACGGTTTTGTTTACGGTTTTGTCTTTCCGGTCCGCAGGCCCGGAGCCTATCAGATGCGCGTCGCGCTTCGCGACAAAGGCAGCGCCAAGGTCGGTTCGGCAAACCAATTTGTCGAGATGCCCGATCTCAGAAAGCAGGAATTGACGCTTTCGGGCATTATTCTCGAGAATCTCACCAACCAGCAATGGCTTCGTATCACCGGCCAGAGCGGCAATACCGGCGCCGAAATAACCACCGATCCGCTCAATGACACGTCGCGCCGACGGTTCAGGCGAGGCACGATCCTGCGTTACGGGCTGGAGGTCTTCAACATCCGGGCATCGGGCGGACGTTCGCCAAAGGTAACGGCACAGGCGAGGATCTTTCGCAACGGGCGAGCGGTGTTCGTAGGCCGCGATACTCCGATCGACGGCGGCGGCAGTCGTTCGGATACGCTCCCGTTCGCCGGCGGTGTTACCCTTGGCACCGACATGGAGCCCGACGATTACATTCTGCAGATCGTCGTCACCGAAGCAGCGGGCGGCAAGAAACGCGTCGCTTCGCAGTTCGTTCAGTTCGAGATAGTAAATTAG
- a CDS encoding transglycosylase SLT domain-containing protein, translated as MIQKSILVLSAAVINLVVFTVGCSAQQTEQQALESLREMTKGSKLPVESVVEDIERRFRGSRTGALAKLVRARIRFDNKDFRGAAAILNTDDFKKLTNLGDYALWLQARSLQSDGDHAGAMTAFDRVANEYPTSLRAADARLRWAESALAAGRYGDIPPKLSSMNAAHSAESLLLTAKSFEAAGDQRNAAAFYRKAFVYGGSGTAGTEAETKLRSLGIETSAADAEEAKVRADRLLSTGAAAQAFDSYTELIAKYPADVTPEVHLGRINAAVKAGDPIKAQTAFDAMPAAMEGRDQAFRALVNAYSKAKLWPRARTAAEEMRQRYPNSPLTVKAWVEAGYAARDAKNKGEENYFLRAALVNYPSAVEVAGAQFELAWLEHESGNSTRAADMLIEHLARYAGKDSSNRGRAGYWSARNAEKAGRLAEACALYDALVYRYAANWYGHIGFERLSSLRGRGQCNGEVKFPAGSLVPQAAANLRTVTVAPETSGPKEIERAEKSEQLSAIGLFDWAIDELKAAQKTAQNSPRINLALAKHYRMKSDNVNALLSLAKSYPDYAQMFPEEMGREEWDIFYPHIAWDQIARWAKHRDLDVYKVAGLIRQESVFNPTARSSANAYGLMQLLLPTARMMARKNGTTAPLASAAELYQPALNIELGTAYMREQLDKFGRIEYMAVAYNAGPGRVPQWRATLPIEMDEFVEAIPFRETKGYVQGIIRNTAQYRRLYDENGNFKPNVGANPLRAAIDSMPREQLATAFPYVVLDAGSGGE; from the coding sequence ATGATTCAAAAGTCGATCTTAGTGTTGTCCGCTGCAGTGATCAATTTGGTGGTTTTCACTGTCGGGTGTTCGGCCCAGCAGACCGAGCAGCAGGCACTTGAATCGCTGCGCGAGATGACAAAAGGCAGTAAGCTGCCGGTCGAATCGGTCGTTGAGGACATCGAACGCCGTTTTCGCGGTTCGCGGACCGGAGCGCTTGCAAAGCTCGTCAGGGCTCGGATCAGGTTTGATAACAAAGATTTTCGCGGTGCCGCCGCGATCTTGAACACTGACGATTTCAAGAAACTGACGAATCTCGGCGATTATGCCCTTTGGCTGCAGGCACGGTCATTGCAGAGCGATGGCGACCACGCCGGAGCAATGACGGCTTTTGATCGGGTGGCCAACGAATACCCGACATCGCTGAGAGCGGCAGATGCCCGGCTTCGTTGGGCCGAATCGGCTTTGGCTGCCGGACGCTACGGCGACATTCCGCCGAAATTATCGTCGATGAATGCGGCGCATTCGGCCGAATCGCTCCTTCTCACCGCCAAGTCGTTCGAAGCCGCAGGCGATCAGCGAAACGCAGCTGCTTTCTACCGCAAGGCTTTCGTTTACGGAGGCTCCGGAACGGCAGGTACCGAGGCTGAAACGAAATTAAGGTCGCTCGGCATCGAGACATCGGCTGCTGACGCCGAAGAAGCGAAGGTCAGGGCTGACCGTTTGCTTTCGACGGGCGCGGCCGCACAAGCTTTTGATTCGTATACAGAACTGATCGCAAAATATCCGGCCGACGTTACGCCGGAGGTCCATTTGGGCCGCATCAACGCCGCCGTCAAAGCCGGTGACCCGATAAAGGCACAGACGGCATTCGACGCGATGCCCGCGGCAATGGAAGGCCGAGATCAGGCATTTCGCGCGTTGGTCAATGCGTATTCGAAAGCCAAGCTCTGGCCGAGAGCACGCACTGCCGCTGAAGAGATGCGGCAGCGTTATCCGAACAGCCCGCTGACGGTCAAGGCATGGGTCGAGGCCGGTTATGCGGCCCGCGATGCCAAGAACAAAGGCGAAGAGAACTACTTTTTGCGTGCTGCACTGGTCAATTATCCGAGCGCCGTCGAGGTCGCCGGTGCGCAATTCGAACTCGCATGGCTCGAACATGAATCGGGCAACAGCACACGTGCCGCCGATATGCTGATCGAGCACCTCGCGCGCTACGCCGGAAAGGATTCGAGCAATCGCGGACGCGCCGGTTATTGGTCGGCCCGAAATGCTGAAAAAGCCGGCCGCCTCGCCGAGGCCTGTGCGCTTTACGATGCACTTGTTTACCGGTACGCGGCGAATTGGTACGGCCACATCGGTTTTGAACGGCTGAGCTCTCTACGCGGACGCGGACAATGTAACGGCGAGGTAAAATTCCCCGCCGGTTCGCTTGTTCCACAGGCCGCTGCCAATCTCCGCACCGTCACGGTCGCACCCGAAACATCCGGACCTAAAGAGATCGAACGCGCCGAAAAGAGCGAACAACTGAGTGCGATCGGGTTGTTCGACTGGGCGATCGATGAACTCAAGGCGGCCCAGAAGACGGCTCAGAATTCGCCACGGATCAACCTTGCTCTCGCAAAACATTACCGGATGAAGTCTGACAACGTGAATGCGCTGCTTTCCCTGGCAAAAAGCTATCCGGACTATGCACAGATGTTCCCCGAGGAAATGGGCCGCGAGGAATGGGACATCTTTTATCCGCACATTGCCTGGGATCAGATCGCACGATGGGCGAAGCATCGCGACCTCGACGTTTACAAAGTAGCGGGATTGATCAGGCAGGAATCGGTTTTCAACCCGACCGCCCGCTCGTCCGCGAACGCCTACGGCCTGATGCAGCTTCTGCTGCCGACGGCGCGGATGATGGCGCGAAAGAACGGCACCACCGCACCTCTTGCATCCGCAGCCGAACTCTATCAGCCTGCCCTCAATATCGAACTCGGCACCGCATACATGCGCGAACAGCTGGATAAATTCGGCCGCATCGAATATATGGCCGTTGCCTACAATGCAGGGCCTGGCCGCGTGCCGCAATGGCGTGCGACATTGCCGATCGAGATGGACGAATTTGTCGAGGCGATACCCTTCCGCGAGACAAAGGGTTACGTTCAGGGCATAATCCGCAACACGGCGCAATACCGCCGGCTTTACGACGAGAACGGCAACTTCAAGCCCAACGTCGGCGCGAACCCGCTTCGTGCGGCGATCGATTCGATGCCGCGCGAGCAGCTCGCCACGGCCTTTCCTTATGTCGTGCTTGATGCCGGCAGCGGCGGTGAATAG
- the xerC gene encoding tyrosine recombinase XerC — MFNEALEQFLQHLKYERNLSAHTLRNYASDLGQFRDHLLRIERREDISVEQIDRLTIREWMSSLHAADKKKASIARKLASLRTFFQFLVREGKLESNPAKLVATPRIERKLPNHLSMEDAVRFIETPDINTDLGRRDRAIIEFLYATGIRVSELVGINMGDIDFRERMVRVMGKRKKQRIVPFHDHALQALMLYLETSRKAFLNECPPAERDERAVFLHRRGGRITTRSVGRLIDKYIKQCADIHDISPHSLRHSFATHLLDQGADLRDIQELLGHARLSTTQIYTQVSMEKMIEVYDRAHPKA, encoded by the coding sequence ATGTTCAACGAAGCCCTCGAACAATTTCTTCAGCATTTGAAATATGAGCGAAATCTGAGCGCTCATACGCTGCGAAATTACGCATCGGATCTCGGGCAGTTTCGCGATCACCTTTTGAGGATCGAACGGCGAGAGGATATCTCGGTCGAACAGATCGACCGTCTGACGATACGCGAATGGATGTCGTCACTCCACGCGGCCGACAAGAAAAAGGCCTCGATAGCGCGCAAGCTCGCCAGTCTTCGAACTTTTTTTCAGTTCCTGGTCCGCGAAGGGAAACTTGAAAGCAATCCGGCAAAGCTCGTCGCCACACCGCGGATCGAACGCAAGCTGCCGAACCACCTTTCGATGGAGGACGCCGTGCGATTCATCGAAACGCCCGACATCAATACCGATCTCGGCCGTCGCGACCGGGCGATCATCGAATTCCTTTATGCGACCGGCATTCGCGTCAGCGAACTCGTCGGGATCAACATGGGCGACATCGATTTTCGCGAGCGGATGGTCCGCGTAATGGGCAAAAGGAAGAAACAGCGGATCGTTCCGTTTCACGACCACGCGCTGCAGGCGTTAATGCTTTATCTCGAGACCTCGCGAAAGGCCTTTCTGAATGAATGTCCGCCGGCGGAACGCGACGAACGCGCGGTCTTTCTTCATCGCCGCGGCGGCCGCATTACCACGCGGAGTGTCGGGCGATTGATCGACAAATACATCAAGCAGTGTGCCGACATACACGACATTTCGCCGCATAGCCTTCGCCATTCGTTCGCGACGCATCTGCTCGATCAGGGCGCCGACCTTCGCGACATTCAGGAGCTTCTTGGCCACGCGCGCCTTTCTACCACCCAGATCTACACGCAGGTTTCGATGGAAAAGATGATCGAGGTTTACGACCGCGCCCACCCGAAGGCGTAA